From the genome of Candidatus Dormiibacterota bacterium:
ACCTCGCCATTGCTGGCGGTGACCTCCTTGAGCACCGCCTTGAGCCGGTCCTCGAACTCACCGCGGTACTTGCTGCCGGCCACCATCGCTCCGAGGTCGAGGGCGACCACGCGCCGGTCCTTCAACCCCTCGGGGACGTCGCCGGCGGCGATCCGCTGGGCCAGCCCCTCGGCGATGGCGGTCTTGCCGACGCCGGGCTCGCCGATGAGCACCGGGTTGTTCTTGGTGCGGCGCGAGAGCACCTGCACCACCCGCCGGATCTCGCTGTCGCGGCCGATCACCGGGTCGAGCCTGCCGGCGCGGGCGGCGTCGGTGAGGTCGCGGCCGTACTTGGCGAGCGCCTCGTACTTGGCCTCGGGGTTGGGGTCGGTGACCCGCTGCGAGCCGCGCACCGCCTCGAGGATGCCGTAGATGCGCTCACGGGTGACGCCAGCGGCCGTGAGCATCCGCGCCGCCTCGCCCTTGTCCTGACCGGCGAGGGCGAGGAGCAGGTGCTCGGTGGAGACGTACTCGTCCTTGAGCCGGCCCATCTCGTCGAAGGCGGCCATCAGCACGGCGCGCAGCGGCGGGCCGACCCCCGGCTCGGCGGCGCCGATCTGCTTGGGGCGCGCGTCGAGGGTGGAGTGCAGCCGGGCGGCGAGCGGCTCGGGCTGTACCTCGAGCCGGCGGAGCACGCCGGGCACCAGGCCCTCGGGCTGCTCGAGCAGGGCGAGGAGCAGGTGCTCGGGGTCGACGGACGGATGCTGCAGGGACTGGGCCGCCTGCTGAGCGGCCTCGAGCGCCTCCTGCGAGCGCTCGGTGAAGCGGTCGAGTCTCACGGCGCGATCGATACCTTCGGTGGGCTGATGGGACACTCGAGTGATACCCGACACTGGTGCTGGCCAATCCTCTCGGCCGCCGCTACCATGGGCGCCGATCGAGCATGCGTTTCCTCCATCCGCGTCTTGCCGACATGCTCCGGTCGCGTCCCGCCGCCCTGACGGCGGGCGCCGCCGTGCTGATCACCGTGGTCGTCTCGAACCAGCCGCACGACGAGGTGCTGACCCACCCCCAGTCGGCGTCGGCGGCCTCCACCATCCGCACCGACCGCCGCAGCGCGCCGGCGCCGATGCGCACCCTGCAGCGCCGCATCGAGTTCGCCGACGGTTCGGCATCGCACCCCGGTGCCCCGGCGGTGGCCGCCGACACCGGCATCCTCGTCGACCTCGACACCCGCACCATCCTCTGGGAGCGCAACCCCCACACCTCCCACGCCCCCGCCAGCACCACCAAGCTGGTCAGCACCCTGGTCGCGCTCGAGAACTTCGGCCCCGACCGGCAGGTGACGATCACCCCCGACGCCCTCCACCAGGCCGGCGACGAGACGGTGATGGGGATCCACGCCGGCGAGACCTACACGGTCAGCGACCTGCTCGCCGGCATGCTGTTGATCAGCGGCAACGACGCCGCCACCGCGATGGCGGTCGACACCGTCGGCATGGACGGCTTCGTCGCCGCCATGAACGCGCAGATGGGGGCGCTGGGGCTGCACGACTCCCACTTCACCACGCCGGTGGGGCTCGACGATCCCGCCCAGCTGTCCTCCGCCTACGACCTCGCCGCGGTGGCGACCGTGACCGGCGAGATGTTCCCCCAGTTTCAGCGGCTCGTGTCCACAATCGACATGCAGCTGCCGGCGGGCAGCGGCCACCCGGGCTTCCAGCTGCACAACCTCAACCGGCTGCTGTCGCTCTACCCGCCCACGGTCGGGGTCAAGCCCGGCTACACCGGCAACGCCGGCCCCTGCCTGGTGGCCGAGGCGGTCCGCGAGAACCACCGCCTCGTCGCCGTCCTCCTCGGCGCCCCCCACCTCTACAGCGACATGCGCCTCCTCCTCGACTGGGGGTTCACCCAGAAGGGCCTCCCGCCCACCGTGACCCCCCCGCCCGCGCCGCCGCCAGCGCGGCCGCACCGGTAGTTGGGGAGCTCCCGCAGGGTTCTGCACCTCCCGAACGTAGGGAACCGTGCAACCGCCCGAGACCGGGCCCACGGGAGAGAAACATGCGCCGTATCGGCATCGCCGCCGCCATGCTCGCCGCCGCCGGGATCGGCGCCACCGCGATCGTCACCACCAGCCACGCCGCCGGGCTTCCGCTGCCCATCGTCGGCGGGGGCAGCGGCCTGCCCGTGGTCGGCAGCCTGCCCGGCCTCAGCGGGTCGAGCGACCCGATCAGCGGCGTCCTCGGGTCGGTCACCGGGCTGCCCGGCTACGTCCTCAACTGCGGCGTGATGGCCAACGTGCCGGTGCTCCAGCACCCGGCCACGGCCACCAGGAAGAGCAAGACGAAGAAGACCAAGCACACCGCGCCCTCGATGCCCACCTGCGCCGGCGGCCTGCCGGTGGTGAGCGGGCTGCCCGTGGTCGGCGGCATCGCCGGCGGGCTGCCCACCAGCGGCCTCGGCGGACTCACCGGGGGCCTCCCCATCGTCGGTGGCGGCGGGCTCGGCGGGCTCACCGGCCTCGCCGGCGGCCTGCCCATCGGGAGCCTCACCGGCCTCGCCGGCGGCCTGCCCATCGGAAGCCTCACCGGCCTCGCCGGCGGCCTGCCCATCGGCGGCCTGCTCAACGGCCTCCCGGTCGGCGGCCTCACCGGGGGCCTGCCCCTCGGCGGCCTGGGCCTCTCCAGCCTCCTCGGCGGTTAGCCGAGCGCCGAACGGGGCTCCGCCGTCGCGCCGGCGTCTGTCCTCAGCGCTGCCAGGGCCTGGCAGTAGCCGAGGCAGACGTCGACGTAGGCGGCGTGGCTCCAGCTCAGCGGCGCCACCGACAGCGGGGTGCCGGTGAACGGGTTGACCTGCTCGGGGAGCAGGCCGGCGGCGGAGGCGTGGCGCTCGACCCACTCCAGCAGCGGCAGCACCGTCTCCTCGAGCTCGGCGACGCTGCCGGCGGTGCGCACCCGCCAGTCGGCGAGCCACAGGGTGCAGATCACCCACGGGTTGCCGGGGACGTCGTCGGACAGCTCGACGCAGTGGTAGTAATCGCGCTGGTAGCGGGCGAGGCCGCCGTCCCCGGCGCGCACCCAGAGCCGCTCCCGGACCGCCTCCATGGTGGCCGCCACCCGGGGGTCGCCGGCGCGGTACATCCCGAAGGCGAACAGCCCCCAGACGCTGGCGTCGAGGGTGAGGTCGCGGTCGTAGCCGGAGCGGTCGGGGCGGGGGGCGAGCCGGCGCGCGAAGCGGCCGGCGGTGGGGTCCCAGAGGTGCTCGTCGGCGCCCCGGCGCACCTCGGCGGCGGCGCCGGCGTACAGGGTGCCCTTGGTGTCGTCGCCGAACTCGGCCGCCATCCGCGCGGCGGCGTCGAGCGCGCCCCAGACCGCGGCGACGGTGAAGGCGTGGACGCCGCGGCGCTCCTCCCAGAGGTCCCACCCGGGCAGCGGCAGCCCGGTGCGCCAGTCGCGGAACGACGCCATGAAATCGGCGGCGGGCTCGACCACCCGGCGGTACATCTCGCGGAGCAGCTCGCGGTCGCCGGCGCGGCGGTGGTGCTCGCCCAGGGCCCAGACCACCAGCGCGGTCTCGTCCTCCTGGATCGGCAGCTGGGCCTCGCCGTCGCTGTACCAGGGATGCCAGGAGGAGCCCAGAGCGCCGTCGGGGAGGTACTTGTGGAGCAGGAACCCGCGGGCGCCGTCGAGCCGCCCGGCGCAGAAGTCGAGGAGGCCGCGCAGCGGCTCGGGATAGCCGGCGCGGGCGAGCGCGCCGACGGTGAGCGCGGCGTCGCGCGGCCAGACGTAGCAGTAGGTGTCGCGGGCGTGCTCGAGGATGTCGCGGTCGGTGGAGGCGATCACCCCGCCGCCGCGGTCGCAGAGCGCTCGCGCGGTGAGCAGGCTGCGGATGAAGAGCCGGCGCAGCGGCACCGGCAGCGCGGCGGCGGCGGGGGCGGCGGTGGCCGCCCAG
Proteins encoded in this window:
- a CDS encoding serine hydrolase, with protein sequence MLRSRPAALTAGAAVLITVVVSNQPHDEVLTHPQSASAASTIRTDRRSAPAPMRTLQRRIEFADGSASHPGAPAVAADTGILVDLDTRTILWERNPHTSHAPASTTKLVSTLVALENFGPDRQVTITPDALHQAGDETVMGIHAGETYTVSDLLAGMLLISGNDAATAMAVDTVGMDGFVAAMNAQMGALGLHDSHFTTPVGLDDPAQLSSAYDLAAVATVTGEMFPQFQRLVSTIDMQLPAGSGHPGFQLHNLNRLLSLYPPTVGVKPGYTGNAGPCLVAEAVRENHRLVAVLLGAPHLYSDMRLLLDWGFTQKGLPPTVTPPPAPPPARPHR
- a CDS encoding glycoside hydrolase family 15 protein — protein: MPRALILGNGSLQVNLDEGCRLRDLYYPWVGHESHAGAPSLLGFWVDGTFAWFDAFERRTAYEDETLVGDTTGHHGGLGVEVRIRDAVDLESDVLVRQIEVSDLAGRAREARIFLHHDLSIGGGEGGDTVYYDPELHCIVQYRGNRWFLVDGRVEGRSGVHMFTCGRAGFHGFAGTWADAEDGELGGQPIEQGAVDSCAGFNLTLPAGRSATLHAWLCAGTDQRSVVALDAMVRQTGPERLLERTRRYWRSWAATAAPAAAALPVPLRRLFIRSLLTARALCDRGGGVIASTDRDILEHARDTYCYVWPRDAALTVGALARAGYPEPLRGLLDFCAGRLDGARGFLLHKYLPDGALGSSWHPWYSDGEAQLPIQEDETALVVWALGEHHRRAGDRELLREMYRRVVEPAADFMASFRDWRTGLPLPGWDLWEERRGVHAFTVAAVWGALDAAARMAAEFGDDTKGTLYAGAAAEVRRGADEHLWDPTAGRFARRLAPRPDRSGYDRDLTLDASVWGLFAFGMYRAGDPRVAATMEAVRERLWVRAGDGGLARYQRDYYHCVELSDDVPGNPWVICTLWLADWRVRTAGSVAELEETVLPLLEWVERHASAAGLLPEQVNPFTGTPLSVAPLSWSHAAYVDVCLGYCQALAALRTDAGATAEPRSALG